The proteins below come from a single Synechococcus sp. WH 8101 genomic window:
- the secD gene encoding protein translocase subunit SecD, giving the protein MARQQGWFALILALAIAAASVLASFPLQLGLDLRGGSQLTLEVQPGGSIQTVKPEQLEAVKAVLDRRVNGLGVAESTLQTVGDDQLVLQLPGETDPSRAAKVLGSTALLEFRAQKPGTEEEMRGLLRLRNQVRQILALREARSRDGSAESSADDAETALDQEQLAKAQQALGLSGSAGSEQEQLEQLQAKVNEEIVARFEPAALTGKDLVTAGRQQQPNATGWEVTLTFNREGGEAFANLTSSIAGTGRLLGIVLDGQPISEASVGEQFKAAGITGGAASITGNFSAEEARDLEVQLRGGSLPLPVKILEVRTIGPTLGAENVQRSLIAALSGLALVALFMLLVYRLAGLVAVLALSLYALFNLAVYALIPVTLTLPGIAGFILSIGMAVDANVLIFERIKDELRRGTTLIRSIETGFSEALSSIVDGHLTTLISCAALFFLGTGLVKGFAATLGIGVLLSLFTALTCTRTLLRFLMGYQALRRPTNFLPARQLPSTPA; this is encoded by the coding sequence ATGGCCCGACAGCAGGGCTGGTTTGCCCTCATCCTCGCTTTGGCGATCGCCGCCGCTTCGGTGCTCGCCAGCTTCCCTCTTCAGCTGGGCCTCGATCTGCGTGGCGGCAGTCAGCTCACCCTTGAAGTGCAGCCGGGAGGCTCAATTCAAACCGTGAAGCCGGAGCAGCTCGAGGCCGTGAAGGCCGTGCTCGATCGCCGCGTCAATGGCCTGGGTGTGGCGGAATCCACGCTTCAGACCGTGGGTGATGACCAGTTGGTTCTGCAGCTTCCGGGCGAAACCGACCCGTCCCGCGCCGCAAAGGTGCTGGGCAGCACAGCCCTGCTCGAATTCCGTGCCCAGAAGCCTGGCACCGAGGAGGAGATGCGCGGTCTGCTGCGACTGCGAAACCAGGTGCGTCAGATTCTCGCCCTGCGGGAGGCTCGCAGCCGTGATGGGAGTGCGGAGTCGTCCGCCGACGATGCCGAGACGGCCCTGGATCAGGAGCAGCTGGCCAAGGCTCAGCAAGCTCTGGGGTTAAGCGGCAGCGCCGGCAGTGAACAGGAGCAGCTGGAGCAGTTGCAGGCCAAGGTCAACGAGGAGATCGTCGCCCGTTTCGAACCGGCCGCTCTCACCGGCAAGGATCTGGTCACTGCCGGACGTCAGCAGCAGCCCAATGCCACCGGTTGGGAGGTCACGCTCACGTTCAATCGGGAAGGCGGTGAAGCGTTTGCCAATCTCACCAGTTCGATTGCCGGCACTGGTCGCCTGCTGGGGATCGTTCTCGATGGTCAGCCGATCAGCGAAGCGAGCGTGGGGGAGCAGTTCAAGGCGGCGGGCATCACGGGGGGCGCCGCCAGCATCACGGGCAATTTCAGCGCCGAGGAAGCTCGCGATCTTGAGGTGCAACTCCGGGGTGGTTCCCTTCCCCTGCCGGTGAAAATTCTCGAGGTGCGCACCATCGGCCCCACCCTGGGGGCGGAGAACGTGCAGCGCAGCCTGATCGCCGCTCTCTCCGGTTTGGCGCTCGTGGCCCTGTTCATGCTGCTCGTCTATCGCCTCGCCGGCCTCGTGGCCGTTCTCGCGCTCAGCCTCTACGCCCTCTTCAACCTGGCGGTTTACGCCCTGATCCCGGTCACGCTCACCTTGCCGGGCATCGCCGGATTCATCCTCAGCATCGGCATGGCGGTCGACGCCAATGTGTTGATCTTCGAGCGCATCAAAGACGAATTGCGGCGCGGCACCACCTTGATTCGCTCGATTGAAACCGGGTTCTCCGAAGCGCTCTCCTCGATCGTGGATGGTCACCTCACCACCTTGATCAGCTGTGCCGCCTTGTTTTTCCTCGGCACCGGTCTGGTGAAGGGCTTCGCGGCAACGCTGGGCATCGGCGTGCTGCTCAGTCTGTTCACGGCCCTCACCTGCACGCGAACGCTGCTGCGCTTCCTGATGGGGTACCAGGCGCTCCGCCGACCCACCAACTTCCTGCCGGCCCGGCAGCTCCCCTCGACTCCCGCCTGA
- a CDS encoding pyruvate dehydrogenase complex E1 component subunit beta, with the protein MAGTLLFNALREAIDEEMARDPHVCVMGEDVGHYGGSYKVTKDLYEKYGELRVLDTPIAENSFTGMAVGAAMTGLRPIVEGMNMGFLLLAFNQISNNMGMLRYTSGGNFTIPTVVRGPGGVGRQLGAEHSQRLEAYFHAVPGIKIVACSTPTNAKGLMKAAIRDNNPVLFFEHVLLYNLSEELPAGEYTCALDQADLVQEGSDVTILTYSRMRHHCLKAVEQLEADGISAELIDLISLKPFDMDTIARSVRKTHRVIVVEECMKTGGIGAELIALITEQCFDDLDARPLRLSSQDIPTPYNGTLENLTIIQPHQIVEAAQQIVRKGL; encoded by the coding sequence GTGGCAGGGACGCTCCTTTTCAATGCACTCCGTGAAGCCATCGACGAGGAGATGGCCCGTGATCCCCATGTCTGCGTGATGGGGGAGGACGTCGGTCATTACGGCGGTTCCTACAAGGTCACCAAGGATCTCTACGAGAAGTACGGCGAGCTGCGGGTGCTGGACACTCCAATCGCGGAAAACAGCTTCACCGGCATGGCGGTGGGTGCGGCGATGACGGGGCTGCGCCCGATCGTGGAGGGCATGAACATGGGGTTCCTGCTCCTGGCCTTCAACCAGATCTCCAACAACATGGGGATGCTCCGCTACACCAGTGGCGGCAACTTCACCATTCCCACCGTGGTGCGTGGGCCCGGTGGGGTGGGCCGGCAGCTGGGCGCCGAGCACAGCCAACGGCTCGAGGCCTATTTCCACGCGGTGCCCGGCATCAAGATCGTGGCCTGCAGCACGCCCACGAATGCCAAGGGCCTGATGAAGGCCGCCATTCGCGACAACAACCCGGTGTTGTTCTTCGAGCATGTGTTGCTTTACAACCTCAGCGAAGAACTGCCAGCTGGCGAGTACACCTGTGCGCTTGATCAGGCCGATCTGGTGCAGGAGGGATCGGACGTCACGATCCTCACCTATTCCCGCATGCGTCATCACTGCCTGAAGGCTGTGGAGCAACTTGAGGCCGATGGCATCAGCGCCGAACTGATCGATCTGATCAGCCTTAAGCCATTCGATATGGACACGATCGCCCGATCGGTCCGCAAGACCCACCGCGTGATCGTGGTGGAGGAGTGCATGAAAACCGGTGGCATCGGTGCCGAACTGATCGCCCTGATCACAGAGCAATGTTTCGACGACCTGGACGCCCGGCCCCTGCGGTTGTCCAGCCAGGACATTCCCACGCCTTACAACGGCACCCTGGAGAATCTCACCATCATCCAGCCCCATCAGATTGTTGAGGCGGCGCAGCAGATCGTGCGCAAGGGGCTCTGA
- a CDS encoding DUF3082 domain-containing protein has protein sequence MSDTNSTPPVDERRKGPLSFLSGSLTSLVLAWLSLGLSKRMVLYFAEHPPHYSSAIAQSIASALKTLLTGMCFLATFSFAFIGLGLALVFLRSLFTGRPADPA, from the coding sequence ATGAGTGACACCAACAGCACCCCCCCGGTCGACGAGCGACGCAAAGGGCCGCTCAGTTTTCTCTCCGGATCCCTCACGAGCCTGGTGCTGGCCTGGCTCAGCCTTGGTCTGAGCAAGCGCATGGTGCTCTATTTCGCGGAGCATCCACCCCACTACAGCTCGGCGATCGCCCAGAGCATTGCTTCGGCGCTCAAGACCCTGCTGACTGGCATGTGCTTTCTCGCCACCTTCAGCTTTGCCTTCATCGGCCTGGGCCTGGCGCTGGTGTTTCTTCGCAGTCTTTTCACAGGCCGGCCCGCCGACCCTGCCTAG
- the ispE gene encoding 4-(cytidine 5'-diphospho)-2-C-methyl-D-erythritol kinase has translation MTATVRVSAPAKINLHLEVLGLRPDGFHELAMVMQSIDLADELLCDNTADASLQLSCDRPELSCGPDNLILRAAELLRQRSGFSELGARLHLRKRIPIGAGLAGGSSDGAATLVALNTLWGLGHSQADLERMAAELGSDMPFCVAGGTQLCFGRGERLEPLPAAAEASEGFGIVLVKDPGVSVSTPWAYGECRRRRDATYQDGEEAFEQRRSALRQAPWLASAQAAMPPPLRNDLQDVVAPQTPAVQTALKLLQALPGQLRVAMSGSGPSCFALFPGRPQADRALEQGMQQFQAAGLEAWSCSFLAHGAKLLA, from the coding sequence ATGACGGCCACGGTTCGCGTCAGCGCTCCCGCCAAGATCAATCTCCATCTGGAGGTGCTCGGGTTGCGACCCGACGGTTTTCATGAACTGGCGATGGTGATGCAGAGCATCGACCTGGCCGACGAGCTGCTCTGCGACAACACCGCCGACGCCTCACTCCAGCTCAGTTGCGATCGGCCTGAGCTCAGTTGCGGACCTGACAACCTGATACTTCGCGCCGCTGAGCTGCTGCGACAACGCTCAGGCTTTTCCGAGTTGGGGGCACGTCTCCATTTGCGCAAGCGGATTCCCATCGGTGCAGGGTTGGCCGGTGGTTCCAGTGATGGGGCTGCCACTCTCGTGGCCCTCAACACGCTCTGGGGACTGGGGCATTCTCAGGCCGATCTGGAGCGGATGGCGGCCGAGCTGGGCTCCGACATGCCTTTCTGCGTGGCGGGAGGCACCCAGTTGTGCTTTGGGCGAGGCGAACGCCTCGAGCCCTTGCCCGCTGCTGCTGAAGCGTCAGAGGGTTTTGGGATTGTGCTGGTGAAGGATCCCGGCGTCAGCGTGTCAACGCCATGGGCCTACGGCGAATGCCGTCGCCGGCGTGATGCCACCTATCAAGACGGAGAAGAGGCGTTTGAGCAACGGCGCTCTGCGCTGCGACAGGCTCCCTGGTTGGCGTCGGCCCAGGCCGCGATGCCACCGCCTCTGCGCAATGACCTTCAGGATGTGGTGGCGCCGCAGACGCCGGCGGTGCAAACAGCCCTCAAGCTGTTGCAGGCGCTTCCCGGCCAGCTGCGGGTGGCGATGAGCGGGTCGGGGCCGAGTTGCTTCGCCCTGTTTCCGGGGCGACCCCAGGCCGACAGGGCCCTGGAGCAGGGGATGCAGCAGTTTCAGGCCGCCGGACTGGAGGCCTGGAGTTGTTCCTTTCTCGCCCATGGGGCCAAGCTGTTGGCATGA
- the rsmA gene encoding 16S rRNA (adenine(1518)-N(6)/adenine(1519)-N(6))-dimethyltransferase RsmA, translated as MTFSGHTARKRFGQHWLRDEQVLERILQAADLQADDRVLEVGPGRGALTERLLASPVAWVHAVELDRDLVGGLRQRFAVEPRFSLQEGDVLAVALEGPGGSRATKVVANIPYNITGPLLERLVGRLDRPVDPPYQSLVLLVQKEVAERIRARPGQSSFSALSVRMQLLAHCSSVCPVPPRCFQPPPKVQSEVVRLDPLPADQRLPIELARGVERLLRMAFLARRKMLRNTLAPLAAPDQLQALATAAGINLQQRPQEIAPAAWVALARGLNQTDPAASMP; from the coding sequence ATGACGTTTTCTGGTCACACCGCGCGCAAACGCTTCGGCCAACACTGGCTCCGGGATGAGCAGGTGCTGGAGCGGATCCTGCAGGCCGCCGATCTGCAGGCGGATGACCGGGTGCTGGAGGTGGGGCCTGGGCGCGGCGCCCTCACCGAGCGTCTCCTGGCCTCACCGGTCGCGTGGGTGCATGCGGTGGAGCTCGATCGCGACCTGGTGGGTGGGCTGCGCCAGCGCTTCGCGGTCGAGCCCCGCTTCTCCCTGCAGGAGGGGGATGTGCTGGCCGTGGCCCTGGAGGGCCCAGGCGGCAGCCGTGCCACCAAGGTGGTCGCCAACATCCCTTACAACATCACAGGCCCTTTGCTGGAGCGCCTGGTCGGACGGCTGGATCGACCGGTGGATCCGCCCTATCAGTCGCTGGTGCTGCTGGTGCAGAAGGAGGTGGCCGAGCGGATCCGTGCCCGCCCCGGGCAGAGCAGTTTCAGTGCATTGAGCGTGCGCATGCAGTTGCTGGCGCACTGCAGCAGCGTCTGTCCTGTGCCGCCGCGCTGTTTTCAACCGCCGCCGAAGGTGCAGTCGGAAGTGGTGCGACTCGACCCTCTGCCTGCAGACCAGCGCTTGCCGATCGAGCTGGCCCGTGGCGTTGAGCGCTTGCTGCGTATGGCCTTTCTGGCTCGCCGCAAGATGCTGCGCAACACCCTGGCTCCTCTCGCGGCGCCGGATCAGTTGCAGGCCCTGGCGACTGCGGCTGGGATCAATCTTCAGCAACGGCCTCAGGAGATTGCGCCGGCGGCCTGGGTGGCGCTGGCCAGGGGCTTGAATCAGACCGATCCCGCCGCATCGATGCCATGA
- a CDS encoding mechanosensitive ion channel family protein: MPLVHPLELLTSSRLWLALPQLLVILLVSWLAVLLGSRLIERVVGRLVRKRPPQDRAAFFGETDFEMATKMMLDRRAQHVSALGNLFKSLWRLLVAFMALLWMLDSLGVNLVPLLAGAGIVAGVVGFGAQSLVADIIAGTLIIFQDQLGIGDSVKIGEVLGQVREVNLYNIRIRDYWGVVWYIRNSQVTFLANQSKGWTWSLVRLPVPYDADLRQVEAIINATGKSLGQDPQYKEVFLDNPYFSNVEELRANAVVVRVNTKIHGNENQWWATRIVQQAMKEALDQNGIRIPFEAIEVETRTPIELSGALRRL; the protein is encoded by the coding sequence GTGCCGTTGGTTCACCCGCTGGAGTTGCTGACCAGCAGTCGCCTGTGGTTGGCCCTCCCCCAACTGCTCGTGATTCTCCTGGTGTCTTGGCTGGCGGTGTTGCTGGGATCCCGATTGATCGAGCGGGTCGTGGGGCGGCTGGTGCGCAAACGCCCTCCTCAGGATCGGGCGGCCTTCTTCGGTGAGACCGACTTCGAGATGGCCACCAAGATGATGCTCGACCGGCGTGCACAGCACGTGTCGGCCCTGGGCAACCTCTTCAAGAGCCTGTGGCGATTGCTGGTGGCCTTCATGGCGCTGCTCTGGATGCTCGATTCCCTTGGGGTGAATCTGGTGCCCTTGCTGGCCGGCGCGGGCATTGTGGCCGGCGTGGTGGGTTTCGGTGCCCAATCCCTGGTGGCCGACATCATCGCCGGAACGTTGATCATCTTTCAGGATCAGCTCGGCATCGGTGATTCGGTGAAAATCGGAGAGGTGCTGGGCCAGGTGCGGGAGGTGAATCTCTACAACATCCGCATCCGTGATTACTGGGGGGTGGTCTGGTACATCCGCAACAGCCAAGTCACGTTTCTGGCCAATCAGTCGAAAGGTTGGACCTGGTCTCTGGTGCGACTGCCGGTTCCTTACGACGCCGATCTGCGCCAGGTGGAGGCGATCATCAACGCCACTGGCAAATCGTTAGGGCAGGACCCGCAATACAAAGAAGTTTTTCTCGACAACCCTTATTTCTCGAATGTGGAGGAATTGCGTGCCAATGCGGTGGTGGTGCGCGTCAACACCAAAATCCATGGCAATGAAAATCAGTGGTGGGCCACACGGATCGTGCAGCAGGCGATGAAGGAGGCGCTGGATCAGAACGGCATCCGGATTCCCTTCGAGGCGATTGAGGTGGAAACGCGCACGCCGATTGAATTGAGTGGTGCCCTGCGTCGTCTTTGA
- a CDS encoding YraN family protein, with translation MEPRNRGRNLDGRWAEQRALRLLRGQGWRCVAQRWRCRYGEIDLLMVKGRSCRMRLLAVEVKARRRLGPDAGGLAAFHHRKRLRLARALACWQADHPWMATAGLEVVLALVPLAPSTRPVRWVMVERLI, from the coding sequence ATGGAACCACGGAACCGCGGCCGGAACCTGGATGGTCGCTGGGCGGAGCAGCGGGCCCTGCGTCTGTTACGGGGTCAGGGTTGGCGTTGTGTGGCCCAGCGTTGGCGCTGCCGCTACGGCGAGATCGACTTGCTCATGGTCAAGGGACGCTCCTGCCGCATGCGTCTGCTCGCCGTGGAGGTGAAGGCCCGGCGGCGCCTTGGTCCTGATGCCGGCGGCCTGGCCGCCTTTCATCACCGCAAACGACTGCGGCTGGCACGGGCCCTGGCCTGCTGGCAGGCGGACCATCCCTGGATGGCCACGGCCGGGCTCGAGGTGGTGCTGGCACTGGTGCCCTTGGCGCCGAGCACAAGGCCGGTGCGCTGGGTCATGGTGGAAAGACTGATCTGA
- a CDS encoding pentapeptide repeat-containing protein, giving the protein MSFRPAAAVLALLLSVCTLVMAPPAAQAAMDYAKQVLIGADFSGREMQGVTFNLTNLREADLSGSDLQGASLFGAKLQDADLSNTNLRDATLDSAVLDGTNLNNAVLEDAFAFNTRFINVTISGADFTNVPLRGDVLKTLCAAADGVNPVTGRNTRDTLGC; this is encoded by the coding sequence ATGTCGTTCCGTCCCGCTGCAGCAGTCCTTGCCCTGCTGCTCTCCGTTTGCACCCTGGTGATGGCGCCGCCGGCCGCCCAGGCCGCCATGGACTACGCCAAACAGGTGCTGATCGGCGCCGACTTCTCTGGACGGGAGATGCAGGGCGTCACCTTCAACCTCACCAACCTGCGCGAGGCCGATCTCTCCGGCAGTGATCTGCAGGGGGCCAGCCTGTTCGGCGCCAAGTTGCAGGATGCCGATCTGAGCAACACCAACCTGCGCGACGCCACCCTCGATTCCGCCGTGCTGGATGGCACCAACCTCAACAATGCGGTTCTGGAAGATGCCTTCGCCTTCAACACCCGCTTCATCAATGTGACGATCAGCGGCGCGGACTTCACAAACGTGCCCCTGCGCGGCGATGTGCTCAAAACCCTCTGCGCCGCCGCCGATGGCGTCAATCCGGTGACCGGCCGCAACACCCGCGACACCCTCGGCTGCTGA
- a CDS encoding 23S rRNA (pseudouridine(1915)-N(3))-methyltransferase RlmH, with protein sequence MNPSRCRIIAVGKVRKGWVQEGVELYLKRLPGLQVLELKDSNRDKEAEAIRAALRSDEHPVMLMEQGDSLASVPFAKRLQQFGNERLAFVIGGADGLSDGLKAAARWQLSLSPMTFPHELARLLLLEQLYRAQAILQGSPYHRA encoded by the coding sequence TTGAATCCCTCCCGCTGCCGGATCATCGCCGTCGGCAAAGTGCGCAAAGGCTGGGTGCAGGAGGGGGTGGAGCTCTACCTCAAACGGCTGCCTGGACTCCAGGTGCTGGAACTCAAAGACAGCAACCGAGACAAGGAGGCGGAGGCGATCCGAGCGGCGCTGCGCTCCGATGAGCATCCGGTGATGCTGATGGAGCAGGGGGACAGCCTCGCTTCGGTGCCCTTCGCTAAGCGGCTGCAGCAGTTCGGCAACGAACGCCTGGCCTTTGTGATCGGCGGCGCCGATGGACTCAGCGATGGGCTCAAAGCAGCCGCCCGCTGGCAACTGAGCCTCTCACCGATGACCTTCCCCCATGAACTGGCCCGGCTCCTGCTGCTCGAGCAGCTCTACCGCGCCCAGGCGATCCTGCAGGGGAGCCCGTATCACCGGGCTTGA
- a CDS encoding LexA family transcriptional regulator: protein MAVDRSSLQPPLPLRAQRQPLLLPLAGERVAAGFPSPADDYVEVGIDLNDQLIRHPLSTFFLRVSGDSMLGAGIHDGDLLVVDRSLEPRPGRVVVAVLDGAFTLKRLARHRGQLRLEAANPDYPPLDLHRCGDVQIWGVAIHVIHPL from the coding sequence TTGGCGGTCGATCGCTCCTCTCTTCAGCCCCCGCTGCCCCTGCGGGCCCAGCGCCAGCCCCTGCTGCTGCCTCTGGCGGGCGAACGTGTCGCGGCGGGGTTCCCCTCACCCGCCGACGACTACGTGGAGGTGGGCATCGATCTCAACGACCAGCTGATTCGCCATCCCCTCAGCACCTTCTTCCTGCGGGTGAGCGGCGATTCCATGCTCGGCGCCGGCATCCACGACGGCGACCTGCTGGTGGTGGACCGCAGCCTTGAACCCAGACCAGGCCGGGTGGTGGTGGCCGTGCTCGATGGCGCCTTCACCCTCAAACGCCTGGCCCGCCATCGCGGCCAGCTGCGCCTGGAGGCGGCCAACCCCGACTATCCCCCCCTCGATCTGCACCGCTGCGGTGACGTGCAGATCTGGGGGGTGGCAATCCATGTGATTCACCCCCTGTGA
- a CDS encoding Y-family DNA polymerase, whose protein sequence is MPAATALIDANNFYASCEQSLDPSLIGRPVVVLSNNDGCIVARSAEARALGIAMGTPFFKAKRELERHGVVVRSSNYALYADMSQRLMSLLERQVEDLEIYSIDEAFARLSRPADGDLLAWGRHLRALIRRNLGLSICIGLGASKGQAKLANRLAKMVAAHAGLFDLTRCSDPDRWLETIAIEDVWGIGRQLAHWCRARGVTHARALRDMPSGILRAKAGVVGVRLQRELQGHSCLPLELTPAPKRETCVSRSFSRPITGLEELREAVATYVVRAAEKLRQQHQRAAALSVYTRTSPFVPGFYSNTASTRLDLPSNDTQALLNAALPLVERIFQPHRQLAKAGVLMQHLESTDQLQHHLLVPCSAAEQQRRQALMATIDALNRRYGRGTVQWAACGLDPSWAMRRERLGRAATTRLRDVPIVQA, encoded by the coding sequence ATGCCTGCCGCCACGGCACTGATTGATGCCAACAACTTCTATGCCTCCTGCGAGCAGAGCCTCGATCCCTCCCTGATCGGCCGGCCGGTGGTGGTGCTCTCCAACAACGATGGCTGCATCGTGGCCCGAAGCGCCGAAGCCCGGGCCCTGGGCATCGCCATGGGCACGCCATTCTTCAAGGCAAAACGGGAGCTGGAACGCCATGGCGTGGTGGTGCGCAGCTCGAACTACGCCCTCTACGCCGACATGAGCCAGCGGCTGATGAGCCTGCTGGAGAGGCAGGTGGAAGACCTGGAGATCTATTCGATCGACGAAGCCTTTGCACGCCTGAGCCGACCGGCCGACGGCGACCTGCTGGCCTGGGGGCGACACCTACGCGCCCTGATCCGTCGCAATCTGGGCCTCTCCATCTGCATCGGCCTGGGGGCGAGCAAAGGGCAGGCCAAACTCGCCAACCGCCTGGCCAAAATGGTGGCGGCCCATGCCGGCCTGTTCGACCTGACGCGGTGCAGCGACCCCGACCGCTGGCTGGAAACCATCGCGATCGAGGATGTGTGGGGCATCGGCCGCCAGTTGGCCCACTGGTGTCGAGCGCGGGGGGTGACCCACGCCCGGGCACTGCGCGACATGCCCAGCGGCATCCTGCGGGCCAAGGCGGGGGTCGTGGGAGTGCGGCTGCAGCGAGAGCTGCAGGGTCACAGCTGCCTGCCGCTGGAGCTGACGCCCGCACCGAAGCGGGAAACCTGTGTGAGCCGCAGCTTCAGCCGACCGATCACCGGCCTGGAGGAGCTGCGCGAGGCGGTGGCCACCTACGTGGTGCGCGCCGCCGAAAAATTACGCCAGCAGCATCAGCGCGCCGCCGCCCTCAGCGTCTACACCCGCACCAGTCCCTTCGTCCCCGGTTTCTACAGCAACACCGCCAGCACCCGTCTGGACCTACCCAGCAACGACACCCAGGCGCTGCTCAACGCAGCTTTACCTCTGGTGGAGCGGATTTTTCAGCCGCACCGCCAACTCGCCAAAGCCGGCGTGTTGATGCAGCACCTGGAGAGCACCGACCAGCTGCAACATCACCTGCTGGTGCCCTGCAGCGCCGCCGAGCAACAGCGTCGGCAGGCGCTGATGGCCACGATCGATGCACTAAACCGGCGCTATGGCCGTGGCACGGTGCAATGGGCCGCCTGTGGCCTGGATCCGAGTTGGGCGATGCGGCGGGAACGGCTGGGCCGGGCCGCCACGACCCGACTGCGTGATGTGCCGATCGTGCAGGCCTGA
- a CDS encoding choloylglycine hydrolase family protein, whose amino-acid sequence MNKVLRTLATALAGVGLLGSTVGTPTQACTSFTLKGNDGGHVYGRTMEFGQPLNSEAVLIQRGTPLRGNGPNGGIGNGLAWTSRYAVVGMNALGLKDVVPDGMNEKGLAGGLLYFAGYADFQTVPAGQTKRSINSAQLLTYVLTNFATIEEVKQGLPKILVNGAAVKAFGGPLPIHMTLHDSSGKSLSVEYIQGELTMMDNPTGTYTNDPPFPYHLATAGNYANLSAMPPAEMTINGLKLPPTSTGGGLHGLPGDFLSTSRFIRALLLSRFAPTNLSTRQQVGTAFRLLGQFDLPPGSILLPPGGSFGGAGSTTTYEITEWTVAADQKNLVYYIQTYDNPGLRSLNFDQLPLDGGTIKVMPLNQPLDVTVLTPS is encoded by the coding sequence ATGAACAAAGTGCTCAGAACGCTGGCCACAGCCCTGGCGGGGGTGGGACTGCTCGGAAGCACGGTGGGGACGCCGACCCAGGCCTGCACCAGCTTCACCTTGAAGGGCAATGACGGTGGCCATGTGTATGGCCGCACGATGGAATTCGGCCAACCGCTAAACAGCGAGGCGGTTCTGATTCAGCGGGGCACGCCGTTACGCGGCAATGGACCCAACGGCGGCATCGGCAATGGCCTGGCCTGGACCAGTCGCTACGCGGTGGTGGGCATGAACGCCCTGGGCCTCAAGGATGTGGTGCCCGATGGCATGAATGAGAAGGGGTTGGCGGGCGGCCTGCTCTATTTCGCTGGCTATGCAGACTTTCAGACAGTGCCGGCAGGGCAGACGAAGCGATCGATCAACAGCGCCCAACTACTCACCTATGTGCTGACCAACTTCGCCACCATCGAGGAGGTGAAGCAAGGACTTCCCAAGATTCTGGTCAATGGAGCCGCCGTGAAGGCCTTCGGCGGACCGCTGCCCATCCACATGACGCTGCATGACAGCAGCGGCAAAAGCCTGTCCGTGGAATACATCCAAGGGGAGCTGACCATGATGGACAACCCCACGGGGACCTACACCAACGATCCACCCTTTCCTTATCACCTGGCGACGGCAGGGAATTACGCCAACTTGAGCGCCATGCCACCGGCGGAGATGACGATCAATGGTCTGAAGCTGCCACCCACCAGCACCGGTGGGGGCCTGCATGGCCTGCCCGGAGATTTCCTCTCCACCTCCCGCTTCATTCGTGCCCTGCTGCTCAGCCGCTTCGCACCAACCAATCTCAGCACCCGGCAACAGGTGGGCACCGCCTTCCGGCTGTTGGGCCAATTTGACCTGCCACCGGGGAGCATTCTGCTGCCGCCAGGTGGGTCTTTCGGTGGTGCCGGATCCACAACCACTTACGAGATCACGGAATGGACCGTGGCAGCGGATCAGAAAAACCTGGTGTATTACATCCAGACCTATGACAATCCCGGCTTACGCAGTCTGAATTTCGACCAGCTGCCCCTCGATGGAGGAACAATCAAGGTGATGCCGTTGAATCAACCTCTCGACGTGACAGTGCTGACTCCCTCCTGA